One Magnolia sinica isolate HGM2019 chromosome 2, MsV1, whole genome shotgun sequence genomic window, cgatatttcgaacactgcttgagccttggatatgcctcatttttgggttcatgcccctaaaacgatctggaaaaatggatgaatggcgtggataaagccgatacatcatggtgggccccacagggcccctgcctggaccgagtTCTGTCCATATGGGGGCAGGATGCAATCTGCTTCTGTTGTACAGTGGGTAACAGATTGTAAAACTTCCACCAATCCGTCATTTAAAAGGTGATCCCTAATCTGCCCATGAAGTGAATTTTACCCCAAACTAAGGGAGGGGGAGAGGAGCAGGCCAAGGATTGGGAGATTATAAAATGTACATGCTTTCATGTTTTTgcatttttattggaaattgcatgtctcaagtccaaccagttggactagaAGTTACAGTCCACCTAGTGAATAACTTCCAACTTATTAAGTGCATGTGACATCTAAACCTTCCAATTGGTTGGCTCCACCATGAGGTCACTCATTGAAAAAATCAGCCTATCTACTCATCTTATTGAGCACGCCATATAAAGCaatgtctagccattgataaatgacGTGACTCACTCAATGAGtggatatggttgatttttgcacaaggtgatcctcatagtAGGGCCAacttattggatgggttggacgtTGCATGCAGTTAATAGGCTGGAAGTTATCCCCTCCATGgaataacttgtggtccaaccagttggacttgagatgACCTCTATTGGAAACAGTTGCTTGCTTCTTTTATTTGCATTTTCTCTTTGCTCTTCCACTGGAATAAAGAATAATCAGTAACCATAAAGTCCAATGCCTTTACCTGGATTATGCAGATTAAGATAATGATGATGCTTGTTGTCTTTATGTGAAGCTAACAATGTGCAGTTATAACAGTGCACATCATCCGTGTTCTTGCCATCTTGAATGGGTGCTATGGCAGGCACTGGCCTGCCATCTCTCGGTCGCGTGAGGCTCACTGATCTGATAGCctccgaaggactcccttcagaTTCTTACAAAATCTCTGTGTCAACTCTGTCACAATCCCTTGCTCAGTATTCTGCCGCCATCATTCAACTACCGGCGAGCGATAGTGCTCTTTTAAGATCTGGGCTGGAATCTGCTCGTCTCTTCTTCCATCAAAGAACATACCCAGCTACTGAGATGGTCCATACTAATGACACCCGTGAGTGGTGTAAGACCTCGGGTTACTATGCGGACCCTCAGCTATGGCAAGAAACGTATGACTACAGGCCTGGCTTGACTCCAACAGAGCCCAACAACACCATGGAATTCCCTCCAGCTGGTTTGCCTGATATATTTGCACTACTTGGCAGGGCTGCTAGAGACATCTTGGATGCTGTCAGCTTCTCTTTGAACTTGCGCAGCTTTTCATTTACTGAAATACTTGATAATATCCCTCTTAGAAGTAGGGAAATATCATCTTCTGTCCTGTCAGTTTGCTGCCATTCAAGACCATCTTTTCAGGCAGCACAGCACCACAGCTTGGCAGCACAAGAAGACAGCCAGATGGTCATGTACACTGACCATGAGCATCATTTTGATAAAAGCTTAATAACTCTTGTTAAGTCAGATAAGGCAGGCCTACACATCAGGGATTTCCATGGGCGATGGATACTGGTGGATGGGGATCTTGGACCCCAAGAAGCCGTTGTCTACCCTGGCCTTGCGCTATACCAGGCAACTGCAGGTTATGTCAGCCCAGCGCTGCACCGAACTGAGACAGGTAACCTGCAGGGTAGCATGTATGGACGGTGTTCTCTGGCATTCAAGCTAATGCCTCGGTCCATGGCGAGCCTCAGCTGTTCAGAGATGCGGGCTGCTGGTCATGGGGTTGAAGCTCAGTTCCAGCTTCCCATACCAGTTGATGACTTCATGCAGAGATCGCACCCCACTGATCAACTATTTACCAGGCACAGCTTCCCTAGTTATTCCTTCCCGGCCTCTCAAGATGGTAGGTCAGCATCATAATATTGTTCCTCTGATATTATTTATATTCAAAGAACGTGCGTTGGTTCGCAGGGTTTTGGAAATGCATATCAGGTTCCAGAGAATTGAATCATTCAAAAAAGAAGTCTCATATTAATTAATTTCGCTATAGCTTTATATGACATAATCATCAGTGTTAATGGCGTTGACAACGCTTAATTCATGCTTCTGCTGTGGCTTTTGTGTTTTGAGGCTATATTTGAAGGGGAGTCTAACCTGAGCACAAGAACCAATTTCCCTGTCGGGTGTGATGCACTCAAATTGGATATGTTGCATAACAATCCTTGAATGAGACCGTGCATTGCTTGGGTTTTAGAAAATGTCACTGATTTAAAATCTTAACCATCTGTCAGGTGACCTACAAATGGCCAGTAGGACCGTATTGCTAAGAATCAGCATTCTATGTGAAAAGGTCCACCACTTGGACCCGAAAAGCATGTACCCTACACAACATATTCCTAGCGCGCGCGGAGGGCTTCCCCGAACAGGGGAGCCTGAGCACGCATACGATTAAGTTGTCCTGTATGGAGCCACCAGTATAATAGCGAGTCTGCGCCCTAGTGTCCCTATATTGACGGTGACAACTCGTTGCAGGCGGGTTGGTAATTAGGGGGTTTCTGTTTGTAGAGGTCCTCCTGCGCATTacgtggggtttttttttaacgGATTTGCAGACTTTCCTTCCCACACTAGAGCCTTCTCTTAGGAGTTACCCCTGAGGTACACCTATCCTGTGGTACAGGGTGGGCCGTATCCAATGAGTCTTTGGGTCATGAGGTCTCATACAATTACGCTCAGGTTTTAATTTTGTGCTAAGTGGAGcatatggttcagtgatccagactgttaatATCATGGGATTAACTGAGGATGCCCCTAGCATGGAAAGTTTCTTCCATTttaagatcctagccattgagtCTTTGTCCTTTTTTTGGGTTGATTTTGAACTGTTGCTATATTTTCTTCTTAACTGTCTATCTGCTGGCTTTGAATTCCGTGTGCTCGTGAACATGTGCGGAGTGGGGACATtcatgtcaatggtttggatcactgaaccatgggccctgtgtatacaaactgaaaacccaagtgtACTGTAGATATTCTCAGGCTATGCATTGTATAATATACCCCAAGTCATGGACTGCTGTACCACGTCCAGGTTTGACTGCAGTGAGCCATTTGGGAAATTGGCATGTTGCCCTCAGGTACATTTCCCTATTTTTAATATTAACATTTGGAATCCTACTTTCTAAATAAAGATGGAAATAGTCATTGCCTAATCATTTCGATGTCCATATCCACACCTTGGATTCCTCGTATCTAAACACGCTCATCTGTTGAAGGTTTTGTAAGTTCAAACAATGGTAACAGACTAATGGCTGAATTCATAAAGATTGATGGCCTCACACACTCCTACCAttctaattttcatttttattcctTTCAACATGTACTCCCCTTAAAACCATTTACAATTGTAATCATGGAGTTTTCTCTCACCATCAGTGGCATCTGCTGGTCAAATTTGGAGTGATGTTTTAGTAACTGGGCCCCTATTTCTCTtcattcttctccttttcttattATCAcctttcttcttccctagcaTTATATGCTACATAGAAATTCAATCTAAATGCAGACAAGTTGAAATCGTCTCCCAATCCGTTTGCTGCTGGTCCACATTCctggttaggggtgtacatcgagtcaaaaccgagttgagctggcctcaactcgactcggcttggccactagctgacctcagctcgaactcggctcggctcggtcctcgagcttgactggccagctcagctcggttcggtcagcagctcgggccagttcgagctgagttcgagccaagatcgagccgagttcgccattgcagcattttcacaaacacctggactgcaccttcaaaatctcgctttatttgagacaacagcaatggatttacaggtattttatcaaacaccttctaagcaacataaaaatcaagaaaaaaatggtgttggtttcatatacataccttccttgccaccagccacacttctttgagtcatttcatcaaacacttggtgagcaacatcaatatcaaagtaactgagtcaccgaactggttcgattcatgCTGGGTTCAATTCGCattgagttgagctggggccagctcgaactcggctcgaactcattttcgagctcaaaaaatcagctcgactcggctcgaactcagcttcgaactgagtcgaatcgagcttttttgagttgagttgagcgagctaaccgagctagctcggttcgtgtacacctctattccTGATCCAAGTgtccttcattttttatttttttatttttttgtttttttgttatcTTGCTAAGCAGTCTCCAAAAGGTAGAATTAACACCAAttatacattttattttatgTCAATGGAGAGATGTAAAGATGATAAACATGTCCTAGGAGGTTATTGCGGTTAGTTTGAGGCATACACCTTTCATGAGAAAAATTGCTCCCAAGATATGGGCCTTTTGCCTTTTCCCTTTTCTGATAGATGAATACGCTGGCATGGAAGGGATACATCAGTCCAGTCACATATTCTTATCATTTGATCGTCAAACTCCTAAGAGTTTTGAGTTTTTCTATTTTGCTGATCCAATTCATGGTGTGAAGTCTAAACTCTGGTCTTTGAATCTATGAAATGTTGGCACAGGATCTCTCAAGCCCTTGTTGAAGAGAAGGAAGAACAATACAAGGTGCAAGCCTTTGCCACCATCCAAGAGGCTGCGCCTCGAAGCGCAGAGAGTCCTCAAGGAGCGGGTTCAGGACATTGCGGACAAGAAGGGTATCAAGCTTAGGTTTTGCAATCTGAAGGAATGTGAAGGTCACATACAAGCAGTGGACAGCCCATGTGGCACCATACGCATGGAGATTGGATGGCCACCAGGGGTGCCCTTTGTTCATCCCCACGATCTTCCCAATAAAGCGAAGCTTGGTTTCCTTGAAGCGTATGAACCTGGTTGGACAGCCTCTCAAGATATGGAGTTAAGTCTAATCGAACCTGGACAGGCCGGTCATCACTCAATTAACTGTAACTCTCCCATTTGAATTTCTCTAAACTCATACATAGATGCATACTTACTTTGATATAGGCCTGCTGGTTTCTTGCGAGAGTAGGTGCCTATGTGTGAGATATGGGTTGTTTGTCTCCACCATGTATGTTCTGTGGCCCAAAAAATCATGGTGGTCTGACCACCAGATAGGCCATGCATGTAAGTTGAGTGTGGATAGTTGGGCTTTTCTTCTGTCTAACCATTCATTTTCATACACGCGTAGCACTTGGTGCGAGAGCAGCCTGATTTCCAAGAGAAAACGCACACGTTAGGGCCCACCTGTCTTGGAGAGATTTGAAATCCCATTCTTGCCAGTAGACAGGTCTCATTTCATTCAATGCTTGTTTCTCATGCATCACACGAACAAGTGTTTCATAATTTCTATGCCTGTGCTTGGTGTACCTGCAATTACATAAGTCGAAATCCATAAAGGAAATTGCTCATGGTTTTCTTATCCACGTAACTAGTTGTTTAGTCAATCATTTGATTGTGTTATCTTGGAATGGGTGATAGCAGAcctgtcttttttttctttgggtaGAAAAATATACCCATTGTGTTTCTATcattccatcatcatcatcatcatacccATCACATGCATGCACAGTCAGTCCattaagaaagaaaaatacaGGGCTGTTACCGCTGACACGGGCTGATACGGCCATTAATGTCCCATttggaaatttttattttcaaaatttatctCATTTCTCCACTTCCTCATTTTGACCGTGAAGGAAGCTTAGAAAGTAAGTTTAGACTAGATCTAGGATTATTTTGAGGATCAAACATAAGATTTGAGTGGGTTCAACATATCAAAGTGGAAtggaccattttgggaaatattAGACAAAGGATAAACCatcactttttatttatttatttcttctgcCTTTTCATCTTATTTTTGTTGTATCCATATGTGATGGGCcctaaatcatgcttgattttttGTTTGGATTATGACCTATTTTGTTGACTTCTAACAGGTCAAGCTAATGGACAACATTGTTATCAAAGAATGGTTTGATACACAATTGAATACACATTAAAAATACAAAATGATAGATTCCAAGGGTCTGTTTGGACAGGGAATCCTACTAAATCAGGGTTAAGCCTCATCTTGATTTTGATAGACCCCCATGCTCTAAATGTTGGATTGCCACACTAAAGTGCGTTCCTTATGCATAAATCTAATTACTGAAGTTTTAGAAAAAACTTGAAGCGCCGCTGATTGTCATATGTGGCGGAGACTGCCACTCCCACGTGTTGAATCTGACATGGGGAGCATGGGGCCCGCTAAAATTGGGATAAGACTTAATCCCAAATATGTGAGATCCCCTATCCAAATGTACCCTAATGTCTTACATCCccgcctccccccccccccccccctatttttccattattttttgaagattttcttttggTGATTAAAATGTTTCAACTGATACGGGTCTGTATCATCTGATTTGTGTCCAATATACCCCGTATTGTATCACTTTTGGGCGTGGTCGGTATGTCCACTGATACTGTTATTCAAAACCTTGAATATGATTGCTGCATTCATTTTCTTTTGACTCATTATTTTCCATGGCTCTTGATGCATGTTCCAGACACTGTGTATTCTTTGGTGTGTATTTGTTCAGCATTAAAAGAAATGGTGGTTTTTGTCTTTGACTTTGCAGGAATCAATCTCCATaactttcaacattcaaccacCTCTTATCAGCCCGTGACATGATAAACTGATCCAACATCATGATCTCCTCAACCTGCAGCTGTGCCCCAAACATGCATTGGCTTCTTGGCGTGCAATTGTCGCCAAACCCTGCAGAAGCTTGATTGCCTATAATTCATAAGTGTGCAGCTCCACCAAAGGAAGAGTGCTCATGTTGTATATAGGAAATAAAAAATGGGAGGAAGACTTGCCTCCATTCTTCCCTTGGCATAATATGTGTTTGCCTTCTATGTTGGCGCCATTCCTGTACAgagtctgtgggccccattattaAGAGGTTTGCCtactgatatttattgtttctaaGGAATGCTATTGTGATGCATGCTTCTCAGTGTTACAAAATGTGGTTCCTACCATGCCCCTGGTAAACATGTACGCTGATTCTGATGTCATTATGGTGGGTTACCATGTGAGTGGTCCATATCTCAAAAACtgcagtcttttttttttcttccttttttctgaAACTGTGAAAATTTTATTGCCGAAGGCCAAAGGCCCAAAGAATcacaaaaaacagaaaagaaagaaaaactatcGTTATAAATCTGCTCAACCATCAGTAAACtgattctttttattttattttattttttatttttatttttttaaattttgaaaattttattgccAAAGCCCAAAGGCCCATAGAATTACAAAAACAGGAATAACTATCATTATAAATCTGCCCAACTATAAGTAAACTGTTCTGCCTCTCAAAAACTGCAGTCATTGTACACTCTTGTCTAATCCATTGGGGTTTTGT contains:
- the LOC131237070 gene encoding uncharacterized protein LOC131237070 isoform X2; the encoded protein is MGAMAGTGLPSLGRVRLTDLIASEGLPSDSYKISVSTLSQSLAQYSAAIIQLPASDSALLRSGLESARLFFHQRTYPATEMVHTNDTREWCKTSGYYADPQLWQETYDYRPGLTPTEPNNTMEFPPAGLPDIFALLGRAARDILDAVSFSLNLRSFSFTEILDNIPLRSREISSSVLSVCCHSRPSFQAAQHHSLAAQEDSQMVMYTDHEHHFDKSLITLVKSDKAGLHIRDFHGRWILVDGDLGPQEAVVYPGLALYQATAGYVSPALHRTETGNLQGSMYGRCSLAFKLMPRSMASLSCSEMRAAGHGVEAQFQLPIPVDDFMQRSHPTDQLFTRHSFPSYSFPASQDGSLKPLLKRRKNNTRCKPLPPSKRLRLEAQRVLKERVQDIADKKGIKLRFCNLKECEGHIQAVDSPCGTIRMEIGWPPGVPFVHPHDLPNKAKLGFLEAYEPGWTASQDMENQSP
- the LOC131237070 gene encoding uncharacterized protein LOC131237070 isoform X1 codes for the protein MGAMAGTGLPSLGRVRLTDLIASEGLPSDSYKISVSTLSQSLAQYSAAIIQLPASDSALLRSGLESARLFFHQRTYPATEMVHTNDTREWCKTSGYYADPQLWQETYDYRPGLTPTEPNNTMEFPPAGLPDIFALLGRAARDILDAVSFSLNLRSFSFTEILDNIPLRSREISSSVLSVCCHSRPSFQAAQHHSLAAQEDSQMVMYTDHEHHFDKSLITLVKSDKAGLHIRDFHGRWILVDGDLGPQEAVVYPGLALYQATAGYVSPALHRTETGNLQGSMYGRCSLAFKLMPRSMASLSCSEMRAAGHGVEAQFQLPIPVDDFMQRSHPTDQLFTRHSFPSYSFPASQDGSLKPLLKRRKNNTRCKPLPPSKRLRLEAQRVLKERVQDIADKKGIKLRFCNLKECEGHIQAVDSPCGTIRMEIGWPPGVPFVHPHDLPNKAKLGFLEAYEPGWTASQDMELSLIEPGQAGHHSIN